One Gigantopelta aegis isolate Gae_Host chromosome 1, Gae_host_genome, whole genome shotgun sequence genomic region harbors:
- the LOC121373286 gene encoding uncharacterized protein LOC121373286, translated as MMATLRGTVFTVCDLVFHPTPHRCSTQLACLCVRLYHHGNSSGRRPQAVVDAINVQAHRKSKRMDAKIQYSDVISQLNDILRGGQTGLTARDSLGSRLGTLESLGCSMSDVQEYPQILRLTETEVIKRAQRLKRLGVDPITVETLRVARFKLDKTVAKKLQLSDSGIVQKIIKPKITVARSFGKLLQCTPEECQTMQVRNPSFTLSKNHPVIEKKVNCYRNMASLQISSTEIPAFSGRV; from the exons ATGATGGCAACACTACGTGGGACAGTCTTCACTGTGTGTGATTTGGTCTTCCACCCAACACCTCACAGATGTTCCACCCAGCTCGCCTGTCTATGTGTCCGACTCTATCACCATGGCAACAGCAGTGGGCGGAGACCACAGGCTGTTGTTGATGCCATCAATGTTCAGGCCCATCGCAAGTCGAAGAGAATGGATGCCAAGATTCAGTATTCAGAC GTCATAAGCCAGCTGAACGACATCCTCCGTGGCGGTCAGACCGGGCTGACTGCGCGGGATAGTCTGGGGAGCCGACTGGGCACGCTCGAGAGCCTTGGCTGTTCAATGAGCGACGTCCAGGAATATCCGCAGATTCTCCGACTGACGGAGACTGAGGTCATCAAACGCGCTCAGAGACTCAAGCGGCTTGGAGTCGACCCCATCACCGTGGAGACGCTGAGAGTTGCGAGATTTAAATTGGACAAAACAGTTGCCAAGAAGCTTCAACTGTCAGACAGTGGAATTGTTCAGAAAATTATTAAACCAAAGATCACGGTTGCAAGAAGTTTTGGTAAGTTGCTTCAGTGCACACCCGAGGAGTGTCAAACAATGCAGGTGAGAAACCCGTCGTTTACCCTCTCCAAGAATCATCCAGTGATTGAAAAGAAGGTGAACTGTTACAGGAATATGGCGTCACTTCAGATCTCATCGACAGAAATCCCAGCATTTTCAGGAAGAGTTTGA
- the LOC121373298 gene encoding uncharacterized protein LOC121373298, with product MAQAKLNAIEQVEQEETIHYEKNDNSDWYPPVVSVSKSYDINKYVRGYIQSIPVENTPSRVVNDPESFSSTQLSALAKEFVPEENSSHMLEIEQLTSSLAQKISLERLLPPEPGIFIGNPLAYPAWKAAFETLIERQGILSAERIYYLKRYLDRLAMESLDRYILLSTDEAYEQARTLLDKCFGNSFIVTNAFRDKSYKRS from the coding sequence ATGGCACAGGCAAAATTAAATGCTATTGAACAAGTAGAGCAGGAAGAGACTATTCAttatgaaaagaatgataatagTGATTGGTATCCACCTGTTGTCAGTGTATCTAAGTCCTATGATATTAATAAGTATGTGCGAGGCTACATTCAGTCTATTCCAGTGGAAAATACACCAAGTCGCGTTGTAAATGACCCAGAGTCCTTTTCATCCACACAACTTAGTGCATTAGCTAAAGAGTTCGTACCAGAAGAAAACTCTTCCCACATGCTGGAAATAGAACAATTAACAAGTTCCTTGGCACAGAAAATCAGCTTAGAGAGGCTTCTTCCTCCAGAACCAGGAATATTTATTGGGAATCCCCTGGCGTACCCTGCTTGGAAAGCAGCTTTTGAGACATTGATCGAAAGACAGGGAATTCTATCTGCTGAGCGGATCTATTACTTGAAACGATACTTAGATCGTTTAGCAATGGAATCTCTGGATAGATATATTCTATTGTCCACAGATGAAGCATATGAACAAGCCAGAACTTTGCTTGACAAATGTTTTGGGAATTCATTTATCGTTACCAATGCCTTTCGTGATAAATCGTATAAGAGGTCGTGA